The segment GACTTGCCCTCGTGGTCGAGAGTTCTCAACAGAGTGGAGGTTATGTTCTTGGGTTTCGAATTGACCCAACAGAAAAGCTACATGATGTTGTAAAAGAAATTCAGAGTTTACACAGAGTGTATAGTGCTTGTCCGATATTTGGTGTGGAGTTTGAGtccgaagaaaaaattgaagGAGCAGATGATATGGGGGTAGATTATCAGCAGGATGATGTTGAAATTGAGGCTGATAATTCCTCAGACGCCTATGCTGCATACTTTGCAGATGGAAACAAGGATAAAGACAGAGATCCAGTTTACTGTGAAGAGCTGGGACTTgcaatagaaaaattaagagATGGAATCACCTTGCAAGCTCTTTGGGATGTGCTTGCTTAAGTATACATGCTGGTTTATATAAGAGACCTTTCATCACTGTACATGTCTGTTTTAGTGTATTATTTAATAGATGtccaataaaattatcaaaaaattatattgaactCACAGTATAAACTAGCAACATTTGCAGTCATTGGTTAATATGCCCTTTCTTCTAAATACGTACAAAAATTACCACCTGGtaagttttaatttattcataaacctgtatactagtgtggaatcattaaaatttgtgggggccaattttcgtggattgcttaaattttacaggttcgtggggatgtaatttcgtgtattctcgtatacctacaaaaggaaatattactttattgcttaaatttattaattcatggaggatgttaattcgcgGATAAGAGGTACCACAAAttcaacgaaaattgagccaccacgaaatctaatgattccacagtatgctCATTATGCTTAATATGGTACTTTAAAGCATAAAAGTTTCCACTTAAAATTACTGCTTACttgtaaaatattcattaagTCAATGAATGTAATATTAATGTAGTAGAACCTCAAAAAGATCCAGTGCTAGTGAAAATGTCATTCAGATAACACCTCTTTATTAAAAAGTCTCCTGGGATCTTTAAAGTACCAGCAAAATTGAAATCTACAGACAATATATGTATTTCCTGTTGTTTTGCCAACCCTTTACTACCATTATGCGAGTTCCGCATAGCAGGTGTTTGCATGTGCTCACCAGAATTCCCTATTCTCTAACACAAATTTTGGTACATGCTTCAACAAAGTTGATGTTACTTTGAGATATTTTTGACAGTTTCTAGTTTCATCAGATAGACATGATGTTCAAATAGTCAACTGAatataatacaaaatgttaCTTGTATGGATGAAAgataaaggggaataactcctctcaaaatggaaataaaattgCTTAACGATAGTGGATAAATGTGTTTCCTGTACTtattaataattacattttattctagaagaaatatttttgctCATCATAATTAAGCACttgttttaatagaattaagTGTACATGTTTGTATTTACTGAGTGATTATAAAAACTCGATCCTTCCTGAAAACTATAAACCTACACCAAGGGTCATCTATTTCCCAATTTTGTTGAGTTTTTCATGCTCATCAAAAATATGCACTCAGTTCGCCTGCTAAATGTCAGCAAGTTGAGGAGATTTTGAAATAGTTTATGAATGCTCACAATATCAGAAATAGAATTTCACCTTACACCAGATCCTTGATTCACTCAAATTTCAGGCAAGACCAAAATAACATTATTGTTTGATTGGAAATGCCTCCAGCCTCATTGAAATACCCCCgctattaaaaatttattagcAAAAAATAGAGAACTTTCTTATTatattgtgatttttatttttcaccaattttcaataagttaaacgtcaagtttgaaaaaaattcccTCCTTCCCTGCTGGGTCTAGAAACCTCCAGacggcaattccaaacaaacatttcttttaatatggcctaaataaaagaaatagtgCATTCAGATATCGTGAGTTAAAACACTGCTGTGATGCCATTTCTTTGTTCCAGCAGTCTAAAATTTTACCTGTGACAGTTCAATTGTAGTGAGCTTCTTAACTTTAACATTGGACTGTCTCATGtaaatcaacaatgaaattcaatggCAGCATTTTAGGTACCATATATGCCTCAAACACTTCTGTATGAAAAATTATCAGACAGTTCTCCGCCCTAACAGGCCTTGTCTGTCTGATAATTTTTTCTACAGAACTGTTTTCAGCATATATCCATTACATATATCTGTAACTATGATATTAGTCATATCACAAAAATGACAACCAGCACAATGTATTATGTTGTACATGTTCtacattttaattgtaaaattaccggTATTAGCTCTGACCTCacaaattaaaacagaaaattcttaataatatCTTTCTTCATGgtaatcaaatgaaaaaaggTATGGTACACTTCAACATGTCTTGATGGTTTAAATATTTCAGTCACTAAATTTGAGAATAGCACATGTAATGCAGTCAATATTTTGTCTATGATCATCCCACCATGGTCCTCTTCCTGCCCCTCATTCTCACCTCCTCAAGTTTTGCTATGACATCTTTAGACCCTGTATCATTGCTCTTGCAGTAAGCCTCCAGTATAACATTGAATAACTTCTCTGTGTTTGGATGAGTGCTTATAAGTGCACGCTCTAAAACATACAAGTCAACTCCTTTGTCTTCCGAcagattttcaaagaaacttaaACCAAAATCAATAAGACAAAGTCTATTATTTGAGGGATCTCCTTGAAGAAGCATGTTTGAAGTTGTCAGGTCTCCATGTACAATGTTCTGCTTGTGCATAATACCCAGCGTGTGTCCGATGGTATTTGCAAGGGGAGTGAGAGTTTCTATGGCTTCTACTGCTGTCTTACTGCTCTGAACACTCTGAATGTAGTCCCTTACAGTTACGGAATCTAGCATTTCTTCCATGTAGATACAGGAGGAATCCATGTTCACAAAATACACAGTTGGAGTGAGGATACctgtgaaagataaaaaaatatatctctaGCTGGAACATCTGATGGAAAGAAATaatagaatcattttaacaagagcttgaacATTATGTAGATTAGTCAGATGGCAATGTGACATAGTCCTATCTAATCCATTGCTTGCAACTAAGCCATGGCTCTTagaaataaataagatttgcaTGGGTTTGGAGCTAAGATCATGCAATTGGTGCATATTATGCTTGACaccagcatcatttttaacttgttttgatgcaagtaCCGTAATAGATAGTTATGTCCCACTTAAAGCCCacggtcttgttaaaatgattctaaatCACAAcaagagagacagagagaaagagagagacagagtgTGTGTGAACTTGTTGAATATACCcttgtacatgcatatgtacCTTTTTACCAACTTGCAAAATGAGCGGTCAGTgggttttataattttattataacaaacaaGTCTATAGCAAGTACTTAAATTCATCAAACCCTGAAACCTAAATTTAACATTAACAGGGACCTAGTTTAGACAGACAAGACGGGGATGCAGGAGAAAAGTAGCTAGCAAAATCAGCTGTCTCCCTAATCAAATAAGGAGTTACTTTATATAGGGGACAGAACAATAGAAAACTGTCATTAAAGTTATTGGTTATTGTATAAATTGGGCGTTACCAGGGTAATAGAAGTAAATCACATCCAGATTGGaatactaataataataaatataaataaaatctcGATCTACCACACATggaaacctttaaaaaaataattctattttatttcagttataaAGTTTGAAGCATGTCAAGACTATAAAAAATGACTCCCTTCAGAAGAGTCAGAAAATTTTCTGACTGTCGTCTTATCCGAAGATTCAGTAGAGATAAcaatgaatgaattttaaataaaatgaattatataaaaGAGTAAAGAAAGAAACTTAGAATATTGCACAGTTTTTAACCATAAATGCATGGAATAAAGATCACAGAAAGAAAGATAATCAGATATACCCcgtctgtttataaattcataaatagAGTATATCTCTTTTTCCCCATACATTTAACGgtttattgatagaaattcagaGGCCTTTGGTAAAGATATACTACATTTACTATAGCAAACAACTATAAGTGTCATACCACTCATCCTACATCTCAACATTGCTCTTATTTCAGACTTCACCCTTTGAGCTGTCAGTGATTTGTCAAGAATTGGGTGTCTGTATGATTTGCTAAATCGTTCTTTGACGATGCATGGCTTTCCATAAAAGTCCGTTTTATGAATCTTTGCTTCAGCACCTTGTTTCCACAATTCCATGTTGTCTCGCTCGCTCCTCGCATGAAATATTATGCTCACactcttttttcattttattcaaattcgATATTTTTGCCTTTAGTAAAACACAGATAtgataaagattaaatattCTACCTTTTGAATCTCCAGAAACAAAAGAGCTAGGGATAAGTCATTAATTTAAAACCCTATAAAATATCATAGGCATctctattttatatataaaatcccaAAAATTGAAGCGTAATCTAgttgaattatttttcaaacattgaccaattaaaatgttttttattaatcGTTATGAATATagataatattttctttcaatgtttaaatttatattaataactTCTCCTGGAGCACCTTGCAGACAGCTGCTTTTAGAATGGCACAATCCAAGGCagagaaaaaatttacattgtattattttcCCACTTCATATTCTTCTCAAAAGGTAACCAATTTATTTATCGGGTAAATGATTTTAACTTGTCGATGATACTATCCACTGATTAATTCATTTCAATGGACTTATAACGTTATGTGTTTGATCTTCACTATCTTGTCATGCACGTGAAGGTCAAAATGACAGAACTTCACTGTATTTACAGACTAGAAAAGTAAACAAAGTGTAATTAgagaaaaaagtgaaaattgaTGTGCCAACATTCAGCCGAGATTACTTTTATTTAGTTTTCTTTTGAGTCTTTACTGTATTACCGCGGTACTACATATTGTTTGAAACATCTTTTATAACCAGGGAATGAATGAAAGGCAAATAACATCCAAGAAAACATAGTTTTACCATAGttatttatataactttttctaagagagagagagagaggagagaatgagagagagagagagagagttttaagAGTTAAGTTTTATGACATAATTTTACATTTctggaattatatttttaacaaatacagGTACTGCTTGCTTTATTTGAGAAAGAGCTAACGTTCACCCCACGCCTTGTAAGTTTGTTTTCTGGACAACACAATCAACCATGGTATGTCAAACTAAATCCAGAGGGGGCACATGTTCCTGTTCTCAAAGATGAGGCAGCAGACATGATCATCAATGAGCCTGAAAACATTATGGAATATGTGGACAAATCCTCAGAAAATGGTAAAGAGTGGTTTATCTATTTAAgttttgttgacaaaatgtgtttctaGTGATACTGGTATTATACATGTTAATTTATGCCCTCCAGCTACAGTGTATGCTTTACAAactcatttattttcttaagCAAAGTACAGTTGTCTTTTCAGTATCTCAAAATGATTCGTTTATAATTAAAGTAATTCACCATCAGAAACTCAGGGCTGGTCTTTCATATACACAAATACTGGTCATTGACCAATTTGTTAAACTTTCCTTAGTCCTAATTATGACCGTGCATGTATTTACTGTTTATAGTCAAGAGTGAAAATGATTATTCATAgaccttaaaaaaatgttctttaaaaacaTGCTTCTGTTTATGAGGTTGcatttgtgttttcatttacatGAAAGTGTTAACTTCAGAAGGAgctaaaatgaaaaagaatggGAATTATGAAATAGTGAAAAGTTCAGACCTTGGGTTTCTGACAATGGAAGTAACATACAGTGTTAATCAAACAGGaggtttacataaacaaaatttcatatttatctattataataatagtataataattattatcatgattatgagCTTTTTTGTGATTAGTTATTAGAGTATAACTCTTTTATGTTAAATCTTTTAATTCAGCATGAAGTTTGTAAACAGATGTGGCATAAATTACACCTGgagtaataaattaattttttctacaAGTTTAATATGTAGAAAAATCTAGCTCTGGACGCTTATCACGCCACAGTTTGAAACTGCAGGCTTTATAACATGTTGCATGTTTCTCATGTTCTCAGGTGAGACATTATTTCCTGATGAATCTTCAGAACTTGGAAAACAGGTTAGACAGCTTTGTAAGCGGTTGGATATGGTGGAAATGGACATTATAACCTATGGTATTATTTATCATCCACATCTGTCCGAGGCAGGGTGTCAGATTTCAGGGGCGGAGCAAAGGAGTATGAGGGGTCAGTATACTTCTTATCAATTAAAatcatgtttgttttttacttagaatttataaacataattgtttgatattataTAGTTAATTACAGTAAATCTAGTTAAAACTGGTGTACTGCCATATGAAGCTCTGGATGCTCAAAAGAATAGGCAGAATGGTAAAACCAGTGCATGTCTGCCCAATGCTAGATTATTAAGATGAGGAATGTAGCAATACAGTGTCTAGGTTGTGTCACATTTTTAGTTTTCATTTACTTGAAAAGTCTTTTGTGTGGATATAgcaataattaaatttatttttttttccagagaaTTTTGCAAATCGACTGAGTTACTTAACAGAGCTAGCAGCAGCTCATCCTGCACTAAGGGACAGCTACCTCACAAAAAGCCAAATTGCAGCTCAAAAATTTGACACCATAACAGATGAAGCCAAAGTTAAAGGTCACCTAGAGGCTCTTAAGCGTCTTATGAAAGATATCGAACAACAGCTGAAAGATCTGAAAGAGAGTAGGTCTTATTTGCTatgcatgaaataaaaatatgaattgcaCAAAATATGAACTGGCCTgtgtaattaaacaattaaattaggtGACACTCTGagccaaaaaaattaaaagctttgcaatcattttatttttccctAGCTGTATCAAGTCAACTTTTAAAGATGATTTTGGTTCTTGAtatgaattattaatttaaaagcaTCAAAACTTAAAATAGAAGTAAAAACTAATAAACATGTAGGAATTTCCAAGGTATTTacaatgtgtaaaaaaaacacaactaaTGTATTATGATTGCTTTTTGTCTGCAGAGAATGGAGATGTGGCAGATGTACTATGGTTGTTTGGACCAATGTTTACGGCTGCCGATATCCACCTAACGGTTTTGTTAAACCGCTTGACTTTGCTAGGCATGGACAAATATTATTTCCCACCAGACCAGTGCCCTCACATTGACAGTTATTTCTCACAGGTGAAGAAGCGTCCCACTTATATACGACTGGAGAAAGAAATCTCAACTTTGAGACTCACTTTACTTTGGGAAAACCTCAAAGCCTGGTCGCCTTTCTTAGCAGGGGCTGCTGGGATAGGCGTAGTTGCGGGAGGAGCCTATCtagtttatcaaaaaaataaatgaggTAGACTTTAGGGACTTTCGAATGAACATTGTTGTAATATGGTATTGTAGAGAAAAAAAGAGTGTAGCACAAGTCCATAGAAGGGTTTAAATGTATGACTTGCTTTTACTGTGGATTTTTTCCTTAATATTCACCAGATCtttcagtttaaaaattttgcatttaaatcttaattgaCATGTTGGTCcattttttgatgaatttttaatgTCTATCAGtgcaattttaatattattttatagttTTGGTGCTTCCATTGAACCTTTTTCTGTCATGTTCATTTTTTGGAAGTGTTTATGTTGAAATCAGTTGTGGTGTTCAAAATGTAGAGTAATGTTTGAGACATGTTTtaccattttatatattttaactgaAACCAGTTCATTTTAGAACTGACTTTTTGAAAGGTCGATATACGTATGTTGTGAATAATTTATAAAGATAATGGATAATCATGGTGTTTTTTAAGGGTGGAGTAAGGGGATAGTGTTATGTACTGTTGGAACAAACATTAACCATTTAATTGTTAACAAGATTATTATTGGCATTATTTCCAGTATTTTTCAAGGTATGTCAAAGTACATACTACATAGCTGATGGAATAATCAGCTAATGGGTCTGGTCAAATCCCACATATTACAGATATCCTAGTCATAATTAAAAGTGTCTCTCTTCAGTCTATTCAATCGGAGATTTTAGACTTCTTGATTCTCTTGGCACTCACTTATTGCAACAAATAGTATTAGtagtatataattatgaacaagGTGAACTACTAGTATACATAAACAGTTTTAAGGCTGAAATGTAGcctcaattttgattttatagatttatttttgtctttCTTGCTCTGTCACCACCCCCTCCCACCCTCCCACTTTCAAAATTCCCtcttttcaaaattgtttgcttttaaagaaatttgattttcatcGTTGATGGAGTGTTAATGTTAAAATGGCTATTGCGTAATATCggatattatttaaattaattatagaaAATACAGGTATTCATTTTGGATACCATCATCTTCTCAAGTCAAGAGTTTAAGTTCTGATCAAACCCTTGTGAGGAGAGAAGCTGATCAGAAACTTGTAACTTGGGAAAATGGATTACCATATAGATGGAGATTTCTCTGTAATATTGCAGTACTGCACTAGGGCTTTTAATTTATGCCTTAAAATCTTTCTACAGTAATCCAGGTATGGGATAGTAAATATTGTTCTTAATTCTAATGCAACCAAAAAGGTAAAATGATGCACTTGAGCCATTCAAAGTAACTGTAGGCATTAGATTTGCAGGAAAATTGTATGGTCTATTTACAGGTTGTGTTTACATTCTGAGCATACCTATAGTATTGATATTTTACACACAAATACTATTTACTGttacttacattgtacatttatataGTATTGTATTT is part of the Magallana gigas chromosome 3, xbMagGiga1.1, whole genome shotgun sequence genome and harbors:
- the LOC105344984 gene encoding EKC/KEOPS complex subunit TP53RK; this translates as MELWKQGAEAKIHKTDFYGKPCIVKERFSKSYRHPILDKSLTAQRVKSEIRAMLRCRMSGILTPTVYFVNMDSSCIYMEEMLDSVTVRDYIQSVQSSKTAVEAIETLTPLANTIGHTLGIMHKQNIVHGDLTTSNMLLQGDPSNNRLCLIDFGLSFFENLSEDKGVDLYVLERALISTHPNTEKLFNVILEAYCKSNDTGSKDVIAKLEEVRMRGRKRTMVG
- the LOC105344985 gene encoding ganglioside-induced differentiation-associated protein 1 produces the protein MAQSKAEKKFTLYYFPTSYSSQKVLLALFEKELTFTPRLVSLFSGQHNQPWYVKLNPEGAHVPVLKDEAADMIINEPENIMEYVDKSSENGETLFPDESSELGKQVRQLCKRLDMVEMDIITYGIIYHPHLSEAGCQISGAEQRSMRENFANRLSYLTELAAAHPALRDSYLTKSQIAAQKFDTITDEAKVKGHLEALKRLMKDIEQQLKDLKEKNGDVADVLWLFGPMFTAADIHLTVLLNRLTLLGMDKYYFPPDQCPHIDSYFSQVKKRPTYIRLEKEISTLRLTLLWENLKAWSPFLAGAAGIGVVAGGAYLVYQKNK